TGGCCGCACATGTGCGCTGAAACTCAGGAGTGGAATATTTATTATGAGAAGACGGCCCGGCTCGAGCGCCAAGTTCGTATCGAAAGGGATCGCAATCCTTTACGAGGATAAAGACATCCTTGTGGTGAATAAGCCGGCGGGCCTTTTGACGGTCGCTACGGAGAGGGAAAAATCGCGCACGGCCCATTCCCTGCTCACGGAGTACATCCGCAAAGGCTGCGGCAGGTCCCGCAAGCAGCTTTTTGTCGTTCACCGTCTGGACAGGGACACCTCCGGGGTGCTCATCTTCGCGAAGAGCGAAGAGGCGATGCTGCGTCTGAAGGCCCAGTGGAAACAGACGGAGAAGAAGTACCTGGCCGTGGTTCACGGCAAATGCGAAAAGAGCTCGGATACGATCACTTCCTACCTGGCGGAGGACAAGGAGTATAACGTTTACTCCACGTCTGACAGCACCAAGGGCAGACTGTCCCAGACGGCCTACAGGGTCCTCAGGTTCACAAAAGGCCTGTCCTTGCTGGAAGTGACGTTGTTAACAGGCAGGAAGAACCAGATACGGGTGCACCTCGCCGGAATCGGGCGACCCATCGTGGGCGACACAAAGTACGGGAAAGAGGATGGACCGCAGCCACGCATGGCGCTTCATGCGAGATTGATATCCTTCAAACATCCCTTCAGCAACGAGCGGCTCACGTTCGAAGCAGAAGTGCCGGCTTTTTTTGCGACGCTCGTGGGCCGCATCGAACGTCTGAACGAGCCTTCGGGACCCTCACTGACATTCAGTAATAAATGATGCGGCTTGAATATCTGTTGACGAGAGATCACCTCCAGCCTCAATCTTCCTGGTTCAACAGGATGGCTTCATTTCATCTCTATCGATACCTGGAGAAGAAAGCTTGGCTGAGCACTCCCTGCAGAGTCCCTGGCTAAACGTTGTTTTCGCGTGTTTGTCGATGTAGAACTCCACCTTGTGCCGATACTCGTCATCATCACGGACTTTTTTGCAGTTGGCGCAAATGGGAAGCATGCTATTGAGCTCCTCATTCATGTTGAGCGCCCTATCGAGCTCTTCAATGAGACTTTCACGTTGTTGCAATGTTTTTCGTAATTTTAGCAAAACGGTCACAATGATGTAGAAAGCGAAGTACATCGCCCCATTCCAGAATTCGATGGTGAATTGGGCATATTTTTTTCCTGCCATAATGTCTGAAAACACTATCGTGACAAGAGATATTAATGAAAACATGATGCCGATTCTTTGGCCAACGAACCAGGTAACATAAGAAATCGGCACCAAATAAAATAATTCCATTCGTAATTCAAAACCTGTCACGTAATCAACATATCCTATTACCATCACCAAAAGGAGACCGACGGCAATATGATATGTCTTGGGAAGATTGCTTAATCGTTCTAAAATGCCCATAGGGACCCCCTCATTTGTTGCATTCCGTGGTACACCGGATACTATGTATGATTGTTAATCTGCATAAAGATCCATTACTACCTGTCTTGTGAACTATTCAGCATTTCGCTACTACTATCTGCTCCAGGAAGAATCCTCGCAATCTACAACTCCTGATGCTTTTGTTCTGCCTTCTCAATGAGCCTTCCGATAATATAAACAAGAATGGCGATCACCGCTAACAACATAAACGCGAGGACCATAAAAT
This is a stretch of genomic DNA from Nitrospirota bacterium. It encodes these proteins:
- a CDS encoding RluA family pseudouridine synthase codes for the protein MRRRPGSSAKFVSKGIAILYEDKDILVVNKPAGLLTVATEREKSRTAHSLLTEYIRKGCGRSRKQLFVVHRLDRDTSGVLIFAKSEEAMLRLKAQWKQTEKKYLAVVHGKCEKSSDTITSYLAEDKEYNVYSTSDSTKGRLSQTAYRVLRFTKGLSLLEVTLLTGRKNQIRVHLAGIGRPIVGDTKYGKEDGPQPRMALHARLISFKHPFSNERLTFEAEVPAFFATLVGRIERLNEPSGPSLTFSNK